The following are encoded in a window of Arthrobacter sp. NicSoilB4 genomic DNA:
- a CDS encoding BlaI/MecI/CopY family transcriptional regulator, with protein MASLGELERAVMDLLWAGHEAATANTLRDLLALSTRAENGSAGHEGKDLAVTTVLTVLSRLERKGLVERERGTRPHRYQAVSSREDHTAELMHEVLGSAPDREAVLARFIGSVTDTEAETLRKLLGLS; from the coding sequence ATGGCAAGTCTCGGTGAACTGGAACGGGCTGTGATGGACCTGCTCTGGGCGGGCCATGAGGCTGCAACGGCGAACACCCTGCGGGATCTGCTCGCCCTGAGCACCCGCGCGGAAAACGGTAGCGCAGGGCACGAGGGCAAGGACCTGGCCGTCACGACGGTCCTGACCGTACTTTCCCGCCTTGAGCGCAAGGGCCTGGTGGAGCGCGAACGCGGCACCCGCCCGCACCGCTACCAGGCAGTCTCCAGCCGTGAGGACCACACCGCTGAATTGATGCACGAGGTCCTGGGTTCCGCACCGGACCGCGAGGCCGTGCTGGCACGCTTTATTGGTTCCGTCACCGATACCGAGGCAGAAACGCTGCGCAAGCTACTGGGACTCAGCTAG
- a CDS encoding cytochrome ubiquinol oxidase subunit I, which translates to MDALEIARWQFGITTVYHFMMVPLTIGLGLVVAVIQTMWHRTGKPEYLRMTKFWGKLFLINFIMGVATGIVQEFQFGMAWSEYSRFVGDVFGAPLAMEALLAFFVESTFLGLWIFGWKQLKPAVHLACLWIAVIGSVFSAYFIIVANSWMQHPVGVEMIDGRPVMTDAWAVFTNNTALVAVPHTIFGALAVAGAFLLGIAWYHLWRRRHDGIDTIGEDGKVIPGESAIPGRDRTDHAVWIRSLRIGAVVAMISFAGTAITGDLQGKLMFEQQPMKMAAAEAACHDGTGFSILSIGNLGSKNCDEIVAVIEVPGILSFLAKGDFTTEVQGVNSLLDQYKADYGTHLPDNPIYGERAGQEIQYIPVMEVTYWGFRMMIGFGGVAALAALVALWLARKGTVPASRGLMRLAVFGILAPFGANAAGWIFTEMGRQPFVVAPNPDPSGIDQVFMFTAAAVSPGVSAGELMTSLVVLTAVYALLLVVEVKLLVKYIRGGVVAAMPELTHVPVDENEDATPKDGGPGKPGDDVLAFAY; encoded by the coding sequence TTGGACGCCTTGGAAATCGCACGCTGGCAATTCGGAATCACCACCGTCTACCACTTCATGATGGTGCCGCTCACGATTGGCCTGGGCCTGGTCGTCGCCGTGATCCAGACGATGTGGCACCGGACCGGCAAGCCGGAATACCTCCGGATGACCAAGTTCTGGGGCAAGCTCTTCCTGATCAACTTCATCATGGGCGTCGCGACCGGCATTGTGCAGGAATTCCAGTTCGGCATGGCGTGGAGCGAGTACAGCCGCTTCGTGGGCGACGTGTTCGGTGCGCCGCTGGCGATGGAAGCCCTGCTGGCGTTCTTTGTGGAATCGACCTTCCTGGGCCTCTGGATCTTCGGTTGGAAGCAGCTCAAGCCCGCCGTCCACCTGGCCTGCCTCTGGATCGCCGTGATCGGCTCGGTCTTCTCCGCCTACTTCATCATCGTGGCGAACAGTTGGATGCAGCACCCGGTCGGCGTCGAGATGATCGACGGCCGTCCCGTGATGACCGACGCCTGGGCGGTCTTCACCAACAACACCGCCCTCGTCGCTGTCCCGCACACCATCTTCGGCGCCCTCGCCGTCGCCGGCGCCTTCCTCCTCGGCATCGCCTGGTACCACCTGTGGCGCCGCCGCCACGACGGAATCGACACGATCGGTGAGGACGGCAAGGTCATTCCGGGCGAGTCAGCAATCCCAGGCCGGGACCGCACCGACCATGCCGTCTGGATCCGCTCCCTGCGGATCGGCGCCGTCGTCGCCATGATCTCCTTCGCCGGGACCGCTATCACCGGGGACCTGCAAGGCAAGCTGATGTTCGAACAGCAGCCCATGAAGATGGCGGCCGCCGAAGCGGCCTGCCACGACGGCACCGGCTTCTCCATCCTGAGCATCGGCAACCTTGGCTCCAAGAACTGCGATGAAATCGTGGCCGTGATCGAGGTCCCCGGGATTCTCTCCTTCCTCGCCAAGGGGGACTTCACCACCGAGGTCCAGGGCGTCAACAGCCTGCTGGACCAGTACAAGGCCGACTACGGCACCCACCTGCCGGACAACCCCATCTACGGGGAACGGGCCGGACAGGAGATCCAGTACATCCCGGTCATGGAGGTCACCTACTGGGGCTTCCGGATGATGATCGGCTTCGGCGGCGTGGCCGCGCTGGCCGCCCTAGTGGCCCTCTGGCTCGCCCGCAAGGGCACCGTCCCGGCCTCCCGTGGCCTGATGAGGCTCGCCGTCTTCGGGATCCTGGCACCCTTCGGCGCGAACGCCGCCGGCTGGATCTTCACCGAAATGGGCCGGCAGCCGTTCGTCGTCGCGCCCAACCCGGATCCCAGCGGAATCGACCAGGTGTTCATGTTCACCGCCGCGGCCGTCTCACCCGGCGTCTCGGCCGGAGAGCTCATGACCTCCCTTGTGGTGCTCACCGCCGTGTACGCATTGCTGCTGGTGGTCGAGGTGAAGCTGCTGGTCAAGTACATCCGCGGCGGGGTGGTCGCCGCCATGCCGGAACTCACGCACGTCCCCGTCGACGAGAACGAGGACGCCACGCCCAAGGACGGTGGCCCCGGCAAGCCCGGGGACGACGTCCTGGCCTTCGCCTACTAA
- a CDS encoding DNA topoisomerase IV subunit B produces the protein MAPSSDYTARHLSVLEGLEAVRKRPGMYIGSTDSRGLMHCLWEIIDNSVDEALAGFGHDIKIILHADNSVEIHDDGRGVPVDIEPKTGLSGVEVVFTKLHAGGKFGGGSYTASGGLHGVGASVVNALSARLDVDVDRGGKTYRMCFRRGEPGRFKDTGTRPDPAAVFEPFIDGSVLDIVGKAKRGVTGTRIRYWADRQIFTPDAKFSYDELAARARQTSFLVPGLKLTVRDERRLAGTPGEAGPHEEVFHHDGGISEFVDFLAADPAVTDIWRLHGAGKFKETVPVLDEKGHSHLKEVERDCEVDVALRWGIGYDSTVRTFVNIISTPKGGTHQSGFEQALLKTFRKAIETNARKLKAGNDKIEKDDIFAGLTAVLTVRLAEPQFEGQTKEILGTSAVRAIVAKVVEQEINAKLTSSNRNEKAQSALLLEKVVSEMKSRISARVHKETQRRKNALETSSMPTKLADCRTDDVARSELFIVEGDSALGTAKLARSSDFQALLPIRGKILNVQKASVGDMLSNAECAALIQVVGAGSGRSFDISAARYGKVILMTDADVDGAHIRTLLLTLFFRYMRPMIEEGRVFAAVPPLHRVEVINAGQKANEMIYTYAEAELHILLARLAKEGKRYKEPIQRYKGLGEMDAEQLAETTMDPRHRTLRKVGIDNAKQAEETFDLLMGSDVAPRKDFIIAGAASLDRERIDA, from the coding sequence GTGGCACCTAGTTCTGATTACACCGCCCGGCATCTCTCCGTGCTGGAAGGCCTCGAGGCCGTCCGCAAGCGCCCGGGCATGTACATCGGTTCCACCGACTCCCGCGGCCTTATGCACTGCCTCTGGGAAATCATCGACAACTCCGTCGACGAGGCCCTCGCCGGCTTTGGCCACGACATCAAGATCATCCTCCACGCGGACAACTCGGTGGAGATCCACGACGACGGCCGCGGCGTCCCGGTGGACATCGAGCCGAAAACCGGGCTCAGCGGCGTCGAGGTCGTCTTCACCAAACTGCACGCCGGCGGCAAATTCGGCGGCGGCTCCTACACCGCCTCGGGCGGCCTGCACGGCGTCGGCGCCTCGGTCGTGAACGCACTGTCCGCCCGCCTCGACGTCGACGTCGACCGCGGCGGCAAGACCTACCGGATGTGCTTCCGCCGGGGTGAGCCAGGCCGCTTCAAGGACACCGGCACCAGGCCGGACCCGGCCGCCGTGTTCGAGCCGTTCATCGACGGTTCCGTCCTGGACATTGTCGGCAAGGCCAAGCGCGGCGTCACCGGCACCCGGATCCGTTACTGGGCGGACCGGCAGATCTTCACCCCCGACGCGAAGTTCTCCTACGACGAGCTCGCCGCCCGCGCCCGGCAGACCTCCTTCCTGGTCCCCGGCCTGAAACTCACCGTCCGGGACGAGCGCAGGCTCGCCGGCACCCCGGGCGAGGCCGGCCCGCACGAGGAAGTGTTCCACCACGACGGCGGCATCTCCGAGTTCGTTGACTTCCTCGCCGCCGACCCCGCGGTCACGGACATTTGGCGGCTCCACGGCGCCGGCAAGTTCAAGGAAACCGTGCCGGTCCTGGATGAGAAGGGCCACAGCCACCTGAAGGAGGTGGAACGCGACTGCGAGGTCGACGTCGCCCTCCGCTGGGGCATCGGCTACGACAGCACGGTGCGGACCTTCGTTAACATCATCTCCACGCCCAAGGGCGGAACCCACCAGTCCGGCTTTGAGCAGGCGCTCCTGAAGACTTTCCGCAAAGCGATTGAAACGAATGCCCGGAAACTCAAGGCCGGCAACGACAAGATCGAAAAGGACGACATCTTCGCGGGGCTCACCGCAGTCCTCACCGTCAGGCTTGCCGAGCCCCAGTTTGAGGGCCAGACCAAGGAAATCCTGGGCACGTCCGCCGTGCGCGCCATCGTGGCCAAAGTGGTGGAGCAGGAGATCAACGCCAAGCTGACCTCGTCCAACCGCAACGAGAAGGCCCAGTCGGCGCTGCTGCTGGAAAAGGTCGTCAGCGAGATGAAGTCGCGCATCTCCGCCCGCGTCCACAAGGAGACCCAGCGCCGCAAGAACGCCCTCGAGACGTCCTCCATGCCCACCAAGCTGGCGGACTGCCGCACGGACGACGTCGCCCGCTCCGAGCTGTTCATCGTCGAAGGTGACTCCGCGCTCGGCACCGCCAAGCTCGCACGCTCCTCCGACTTCCAGGCGCTGCTGCCCATCCGCGGCAAGATCCTCAACGTCCAGAAGGCCTCGGTGGGCGACATGCTCTCCAACGCCGAATGCGCAGCCCTCATCCAGGTGGTGGGGGCAGGCTCCGGCCGGAGCTTCGACATCAGCGCCGCCCGGTACGGAAAGGTCATCCTGATGACCGACGCCGACGTCGACGGCGCCCACATCCGCACGCTCCTCCTGACGCTGTTCTTCCGCTACATGCGGCCCATGATCGAGGAAGGCCGCGTCTTCGCCGCGGTCCCGCCGCTGCACCGGGTGGAGGTCATCAACGCCGGCCAGAAGGCCAACGAGATGATCTACACCTACGCCGAGGCCGAACTGCACATCCTGCTGGCCAGGCTCGCCAAGGAGGGCAAGCGATACAAGGAACCGATCCAGCGCTACAAGGGCCTGGGCGAAATGGACGCGGAGCAGTTGGCAGAGACCACCATGGACCCGCGGCACCGGACGCTGCGCAAGGTCGGCATCGACAACGCCAAGCAGGCCGAGGAGACCTTTGACCTGTTGATGGGCTCCGACGTCGCTCCCCGCAAGGACTTCATCATCGCCGGGGCGGCGAGCCTGGACCGGGAGCGCATCGACGCGTAG
- a CDS encoding M20/M25/M40 family metallo-hydrolase, with protein MRQTRNIQRAAIAATIGLAVSFAPPALAATGTGSNALRSAVTAQNITTHLQALQAIADANGGNRAAGTSGYEASARYIEQKLTAAGYTTARQHFTYEQYQTVSASLQRLSPSTKEYAYGGDMDGFWDMDYSGEGDVTAPVSAVDINLTGDRASTSGCEAADFAGFTPGNIALIQRGTCTFRVKADNALNARASGVIIFNQGNVVPGEDRTILFGGTLGAPQPKIPVVSTSFDTGAELAGLQDVVMRIAVDATITETSSFNILADTPAGRADRTVVVGAHLDSVAEGPGINDNGSGTAAILETALQMAALKIAPTNRVRFAFWGGEEAGLIGSEYYVSQLTARQIKEHAVNLNFDMVGSPNFVRYVYDGDGSEFGEKGPNGSALVEKVFLDYFKSQNLPVAPTAFDGRSDYFGFINNGIPAGGLFTGAEDPKTPEEAAIFGGTAGEPLDPCYHSACDMIGNVNQTVLEEMADAIAHSTLTFAMTTSAVNGTTKGNGAGNVDLEYKANKLLK; from the coding sequence ATGAGGCAAACTCGGAATATCCAGCGCGCGGCCATCGCCGCCACGATCGGACTGGCGGTCAGCTTCGCGCCGCCGGCCCTTGCAGCAACCGGAACAGGCTCGAACGCCCTGCGGTCCGCGGTGACGGCCCAGAACATCACGACCCATCTCCAGGCCCTCCAGGCCATTGCGGATGCCAACGGCGGCAACCGTGCGGCAGGGACTTCAGGCTACGAGGCATCCGCCCGGTACATCGAGCAGAAACTCACGGCAGCCGGCTACACGACAGCGCGCCAGCACTTCACCTACGAGCAGTACCAGACCGTCAGCGCCTCCCTGCAGCGGCTGTCCCCGTCCACCAAGGAATACGCCTACGGCGGCGACATGGACGGATTTTGGGACATGGACTACTCCGGCGAGGGGGACGTCACTGCACCTGTGTCGGCCGTGGACATCAACCTGACCGGCGACCGCGCATCGACCAGTGGCTGCGAAGCGGCCGACTTCGCCGGCTTTACACCGGGAAACATCGCGCTGATCCAGCGCGGCACCTGCACGTTCCGGGTCAAGGCGGACAACGCCCTCAATGCCAGGGCGTCGGGGGTCATCATCTTCAACCAGGGCAACGTGGTGCCCGGCGAAGACCGCACCATTCTGTTTGGCGGAACCCTCGGCGCGCCACAGCCGAAGATTCCGGTGGTCAGCACGAGCTTCGACACGGGCGCCGAACTCGCCGGGCTGCAGGACGTGGTCATGCGCATCGCCGTCGACGCCACCATCACCGAAACCTCGTCCTTCAACATCCTGGCGGACACTCCAGCGGGACGTGCCGACCGTACCGTGGTGGTGGGGGCGCACCTGGACTCCGTGGCTGAGGGCCCCGGCATCAATGACAACGGCTCCGGAACGGCCGCGATCCTCGAGACAGCGCTCCAGATGGCGGCGTTGAAAATTGCGCCGACCAACCGGGTGCGCTTCGCCTTCTGGGGCGGGGAAGAGGCCGGGCTGATCGGGTCCGAGTACTACGTCTCCCAGCTGACGGCACGCCAAATCAAGGAACATGCCGTCAACCTCAACTTCGACATGGTGGGCTCGCCCAACTTCGTCCGCTACGTCTACGACGGCGACGGCTCGGAGTTCGGCGAGAAGGGACCCAACGGCTCCGCGCTGGTGGAGAAGGTCTTCCTGGACTACTTCAAGTCCCAGAACCTGCCCGTTGCCCCGACGGCGTTCGACGGACGGTCCGACTACTTCGGTTTCATCAACAACGGAATCCCGGCTGGGGGCCTGTTCACCGGTGCGGAGGACCCCAAGACACCAGAAGAGGCGGCCATCTTCGGCGGCACAGCGGGGGAACCGCTGGACCCGTGCTACCACTCCGCCTGCGACATGATCGGCAACGTAAACCAAACCGTCCTTGAGGAAATGGCGGACGCGATCGCCCATTCCACGCTGACCTTCGCCATGACCACCTCGGCGGTCAATGGCACGACTAAGGGCAACGGGGCCGGCAACGTGGACCTCGAATACAAGGCCAACAAGCTGCTCAAGTAG
- a CDS encoding M56 family metallopeptidase, whose amino-acid sequence MFWTSWFLAVLAVVLAWPVPILLSRAQWPARSPFTAMLLWQAIALAGGLSMIGAMLVYGLEPVGDNLLAGLKALAGMVFNNAPTTDLGFWHIFALSAAALLTAHLVFTLLLTYYKIQRQRRRHRELLALLASPSADGPRTMVINVDSPVAYCLPGGARSVTVLSDGLMAALEPAELRAVLNHENAHLDQRHHLLLWAFAAWRQALPWLPTTRLAQEAVSSLIEMLADDVALKSESRATLIKAIAIVASGSPGTPDTRMAFGGPELSDVEPGQPGATGGSGSARTTASRVSRLLSPQPPLPEPVRAAVVAGCLLLLAVPTALLIVPGLLG is encoded by the coding sequence ATGTTCTGGACCTCATGGTTTCTGGCGGTCCTGGCGGTAGTGCTGGCCTGGCCGGTGCCTATCCTGCTTTCCCGCGCCCAGTGGCCGGCACGTTCGCCGTTCACGGCCATGCTGCTCTGGCAGGCGATCGCCCTCGCAGGCGGCCTGTCCATGATCGGCGCCATGCTGGTCTACGGCTTGGAACCCGTCGGCGACAACCTGCTGGCCGGCCTGAAGGCCCTGGCCGGGATGGTGTTCAACAATGCGCCCACCACGGACCTGGGCTTCTGGCATATCTTCGCCCTGTCGGCCGCGGCACTGCTGACGGCCCATCTGGTGTTCACGCTGCTGCTGACCTACTACAAGATCCAGCGCCAGCGGCGGCGGCACCGCGAACTGCTGGCGTTGCTTGCCTCCCCCTCCGCGGACGGGCCCCGGACCATGGTGATCAACGTCGACTCCCCCGTCGCGTACTGCCTTCCCGGCGGCGCGCGTTCGGTCACCGTGCTTTCCGACGGGCTTATGGCGGCCCTGGAACCCGCAGAACTCCGCGCCGTCCTGAACCATGAAAACGCCCACCTGGACCAGCGCCACCATCTGCTGCTCTGGGCTTTTGCCGCCTGGCGGCAGGCCCTTCCCTGGCTGCCCACCACACGGCTGGCCCAGGAGGCGGTCAGCTCGCTGATCGAGATGCTCGCCGACGACGTCGCGTTGAAGTCAGAGAGCCGGGCCACCCTGATCAAGGCGATCGCGATCGTGGCCAGCGGATCGCCTGGGACTCCGGATACCCGGATGGCGTTCGGCGGACCGGAGCTGTCCGACGTCGAGCCCGGCCAGCCCGGTGCCACCGGCGGCTCCGGTTCGGCCCGGACGACGGCGTCCCGCGTCAGCCGCCTGCTCTCCCCGCAGCCTCCCCTCCCGGAACCCGTGCGCGCCGCGGTGGTGGCAGGCTGCCTGCTGCTGCTGGCGGTCCCGACCGCCCTGCTGATCGTCCCCGGCCTGCTCGGCTGA